The following proteins are encoded in a genomic region of Leifsonia psychrotolerans:
- a CDS encoding FhaA domain-containing protein produces MGILDNFEKGLERAVNGAFAKTFKSGLQPVEITSALRRELDTKAAVVSRDRILAPNRFVVRMAPADFQRMNGLGAALTDELTQLVAQHATSQRYQFAGGLSIVLTADPGLSEGMVQIDSSTVQGGVSWTPVVDINGKRYPLTKSRTVIGRGSDADITIDDTGTSRRHVEIIWDGNRAQVRDLGSTNGSQLNGVPVKQAILEPDSTVTIGRTTIVFRVVPQSTSASQQPAAPAAHVTPPADRPDMGGFWGPSA; encoded by the coding sequence GTGGGCATTCTGGATAACTTTGAAAAAGGCTTGGAGCGCGCCGTCAACGGCGCATTCGCCAAGACCTTTAAATCGGGCCTGCAGCCCGTGGAGATCACCTCCGCTCTGCGTCGCGAGCTCGACACCAAAGCGGCGGTCGTTTCCCGCGACCGCATCCTCGCGCCCAACCGTTTTGTGGTGCGCATGGCGCCGGCCGACTTTCAACGTATGAACGGCCTCGGCGCGGCCCTCACCGACGAACTGACCCAGCTCGTTGCTCAGCACGCCACCTCGCAGCGCTATCAATTCGCCGGCGGCCTGTCGATCGTGCTCACCGCCGACCCCGGTCTCTCCGAGGGAATGGTGCAGATCGATTCCAGCACCGTGCAGGGGGGCGTCTCGTGGACCCCGGTGGTCGACATCAACGGCAAGCGCTACCCACTGACGAAGTCGCGCACCGTGATTGGCCGTGGCAGCGACGCCGATATCACCATCGATGACACCGGCACCTCCCGCCGGCACGTAGAAATCATCTGGGATGGCAACCGCGCCCAAGTGCGAGACCTGGGCTCCACCAACGGCTCCCAGCTGAACGGTGTTCCCGTCAAGCAGGCCATTCTTGAGCCCGATTCCACCGTCACCATCGGGCGCACCACCATCGTGTTCCGTGTCGTCCCGCAGTCGACATCCGCCTCGCAGCAGCCCGCCGCGCCCGCCGCGCACGTCACGCCGCCCGCCGACCGCCCTGACATGGGCGGATTCTGGGGGCCTTCCGCATGA